The Mailhella massiliensis DNA segment TTTTCTTTGTCGTTGAAGCGGTATGCCATGCGCCAGAGTTTTGAGCCTGTCTTGGCGACATAAAGGTACAGGCCGCCGCCGTCCGCGTATTTTTTCGCTTTTTCAGCGGGCTTCAGATTTCTGATTTGTGTGTCGGTCAGCATGACGTACCTCTCTGGCTGGATGTATCCCGCAACGCCTTGTCCCGCAGGAGAAAAAGATACCTGGCCCATTCCCGCATCATGATTTTTCTTTCCGGCAGATGTTGCCACGGGTCAAAACGTGTGCGCCCGGAGCGCGCCAACTGCATGTCGATGATGTTCTGTTCGTACCCAAGGACGAGCAGCAATTTGGCGACAAGAGAACGGATTCCGTCAAAGGACAGTTTTACGCCGTCATATCCGCGCCTGCGCAGGGAAACGGTGATGGTGGATATGTCGATGGGGCGTTCAGGAGAACGGACGCCGGGGAACAGCAGGGTTCCATGACCAGAGTATTCCTTCAGTTCCCTAAGAATTTTTACTGCCTGCGGCGCGAGAGGTACAATATGCTCATATTTCGTCGCCATGCGTTGCGCGGGGATAACCCAGAGTCTGCGGGAGAAATCAAATTCGTTCCATTCGGCACAGCGCAATTCACCGGAACGGACGAACAGCAGGGGAACCAGTCGCAGGGCGCACCGCACAGGGAAATAGCCGTCATGCCGCTCAAGGTTCAGCATAATCTGGCCGAGTTTCCCGGCGTCAAGCGCGGCGGCTCTGTGCCCTGTCTGTCTGGAACGTAACGACGCGGGCAGTTCTTCCGTGGCGTCCCGCGCGGCCTTGCCGGTGGCGACGGCATAGCGGCATATCTGGCCGCACACATCCGTCAGCCTGCGGCCTCCGCGCAATTTCCCGGATTGCCGCAACGGTTCGATGGCACTCATAATGTCCTCGGCGGTAACGTCTGTCATGGCCTTGCCGCCGAAGACGGGAAAGAAATATTCCGTCATCCCCCGCATCATGAAGAAGCGATAGCGGTTTTTACAGTGAAGGGTTTCCCGCTCGTACCATTCCATAGCCACGGATTGGAACGTAGCATTGGAGGTAGATGTCCGCGCGGCCTTCCTGTGTTCCGCCGGGTCAATGCCGTCCTTGAGCAGAGCCTTGGCTTCATCCCGGCTTTGCCGTGCGGCGCGGAGTGACACCTGAGGATATTCACCGAAGGAAAGGAGCTTGGCCTTTCGCTCAAAACGGTACGCCAGCCGCCAGAGTTTCTTGCCGCTGGTCGGAATGAACAGGAACAGCCCGCCGCCGTCCGCATACTTTTTCGGTTTGTCGGCGGCTTTCAAGCCTTGAATAATGTGGTCATCCAGCATAATTTTTTCCGTGTCAGGGGTGCCCGTAAATCCTCATGAATCCAATGGCATCTAATACCCACAAATAAAAATATTTGTAGCATTTTCAAATGATTATATGATAACATCTTGAAATGCCAGTTTGTATGGATACCCTGAATAATACCCGGAAAACAGTGGGATGCAAGGAGCGTTTTTGGGACTTCTTTGGATGACAGATTTAAGATAACATATTGAAATATAAAATATTATAAACTTAAATAAGTCTATTTGGACATGAAATGAGAGTTTGTAGTTCACCCCTGTGGCGTCAAGTTCCCAGCCGCTTGTGACCTGGCCGAAGGTGGAGGCCCAGGAGTCAAAATGGTCGATGCCCTTGGCCTGCAATTCCTCATACTGCATGTAGCGCTGGAGCGTGTACACTTCGGCAATGGTATTCGATATGGGGGTGCCGGTCAGAAAGTACACGCCCCGGCCTTCGTTTTTCCGTTGCAGGTAGCGGCACTTGATGAAGAGATCGAGCGCTTTGGCCGAACCTGTGATATTGCCCAGACCTGAGACGTTCATGGTGGTCTGATAGGCAAGGTTCTTGAACTCGTGGCTTTCGTCCACAAAGAGCGCATCCACGCCCAGGTCGGCGAAATCAACGGAGGTATCCTTTTTCCCCGTGCCCGCGAGCAGAAGTTCATAGCGAGCTTCCATGTTTTCCCGCTGCTTTTCAAGCTGCTTGACCGTGGCCCGGCCGCCTTCCGCCTCCTTCACGGCCTCAATGGCTTCCAGCACCGCATCAATCTGCTCCTTCAGAATCTCCCGCTGAATGTCGTGAGGCATGTCGATTTTACGGAAGGAGCTGTGCGCGACGATAACGGCATCCCAGTCTCCGGTCGCAATACGGGAAAAAAGCCGTTCCCGGTTCTGTTTGGTGAAGTCGGTCTTGTCCGCCACCAGAATATGGGCATTGGGATAGAGCTTGTAGAACTCATCCCGCCACTGGTGGAGAAGGTGGTTGGGGACGACCACCATCGGTTTGGAAACAAAGCCCATGCGCTTGGATTCCATGATGGTCGCTATGCAGGCCATGGTCTTTCCCGCGCCGACGACGTGATCGAACAGGGCCGTGCCTTCCTGAATGGCCCGCCAGACGGCATCCTTCTGGTGAGGCCGAAGTTTTACTTCTGAAGAAGCGCCGACCAGCTCAAGATGGGAGCCGTCATACCTGGGAGGCACGTTCGTGTTGAAGCGGTCGTTGTAGAGCCTGGACAGGCTGGCTCTTCTGTCGTCATCCGTCCATATCCAGTCCGTGAAGGCCTGTTTTATTTCGTCGGCCTTCTGCATGGCTGCGGCGGTCAGCTCCTGGTCCAGAACCGTGATGGGTCTGCCCTGTTCGTCGCGCTGGCCGGTTTCCTTTTCCACCTTGATGGGCTTGTTCATCAGAAGGGCTTCAATGATTTTTTCCGCAGGGTATTCCGGGATGCCCCAGACGGTGGTGTTCAGCGCGGCATCGTACAGATAGACACGGACGCTCCATCGACCGAGCGTGGGCAGGTAATCCACCTGCTGAGAGCCTTTTCCGCCATGCAGATGTTCAATGAAGTCCGATATGACGGAAGGAGGAAGCCAGGCGGAGCCGAACTTGACGCCGATGTCCACGGCTTCTATGTCGGGCGGCAGAGCCTCCGTAAGCGCTTCCACATTGGGCAGAAAGCGAGGGTCGGAGCTTGCGGCGTCCCGTGCCTGACGCAGTTTTGCCCGGACATTGCCCGTGAGATACTTATCCCTGATTTCCCAGAGTTCCGTGGCGGGGTTGAGAAAAATAAGACCCTGTTCCTGCAAGTCCCGCTGAATGACATCGGTGGAGCGTCCGAGAAGCTGCTCCATGCGGGCGAAGTCCACCTTGCCGCTTTCCCGAAGCGCTATGACAAGGGCATCCTTGGGGCTTTCCGCCTGTTGCGCGAGCGTTGCCGGTTTAAGCACGCGCTGTCGGAATACGGCAGCTTTTCTGGCGGAAGCGGGTCTGGCCTGTCTGCCGGTCTTGCGGGCCACATCCGGCGAAATACCCTTGTCGTAGTCCGCTTCCAGGGATTCCAGCAGGGCGTGTTCAGGGTCTTCCCGCATGAGACTGCGGTTGGTTTGTGAGTTGAGGTGCCCGTATTTTTTGACAAAGGCGTCGTACTGCGTGTTGAGCCGCTGGCGCAGGTTCGCCATACGACTTTCACTTCCTTCGCCTTTTTCCTCATTGAGCAGCTCACGCAGGGTATCCCTGAGCTGAATCATGGAAGACAGGCGCAGTCGGGCGGTTTCATTTTTTACGGTGACGGGTTCATAACCTCCGTCGCCGAACTCCCCGGAAGTCTTGAAGACGATTTTTCTGCTTTGAGGTTCAACGCAGAGTGCGCCCATTTTCAGGGACTGGAAGTAGTCGGAAGCCAGGAAGTCATGATTGAGGCCGGATTCGGCTCCACGGACTTCGGCAGAGGGTAAGGGGCTGAACTGTACGGCGGGCAGCGCGTCCAGACGCCTGGCTATTTCTTCGCCGAGGTCTGTCTGAGACGCATCGGACACGCAGTTCAGGCTGTCCTCGAACATGCCCCCGGAATACGCCATCCTTCCGATGATCTGTTCCGGCCGGGAAGCAAAGTAGCTGTTGACCACGGCGGAGCGCCTGCCGCCGTGCTTGAGGTCGTCCACTTCCATGCTGGACGTGTGGAGCCACTCCAGACTCCGCTTGTTTTCGCCGTTGTGCTTTTGAAAGAAAACGATGTCGGTGGTGACATCCGTCAGGGCATTTTGCCGGAAAGCGGTTTCAGGCAGGCGCACCGCGCCCAGGAAGTCGGCATATTCCGCGATATGTTCGCGGGCGGAGGAATCGACGGCGTCCATGAAGTAGCGGCTGACCACAAAGGCGGCTATGCCGCCCTCGCGCAGCAGGCGCATGGACTTGGCGAGAAAATAGTTGTGGATGGAAAATTTTTTCAGTTCGGGAAATTCGGGGTCGTAGAGAGACTGATTCCCGAAAGGAGGATTGCCCACTGCAAGGTCGAAACTCGGCGTGTTGAGGGGGATGTTCTGAAAGCCGTTATTGATGTGGCGGGCTTTGGGGTACAGGTATGCGGCAATGGCCGCTGTTGTCGGTTCCAGTTCCACGGCCAGGAACCGGGCCTGGAAACTTTCCGGGCAAAGTCCGATAAAATTGCCGATACCCGCCGAAGGTTCGAGAATGTGGAGTTCCTTTCCCGTTTCAACGCCGAGTCTGGAAAGCCCCTGATAGATGCCCCTGATGACGGTTTCCGAGGTATAGTGAGCGTCCTGTGTGGAGCGCCGGGCGGCCGCGTATTCATCGGGGGAGAGTACGCCTTGAAGTTCCCGGTATTCCGCCGCCCATTTGTCGTTTTGGGGGTCAAAGACCTGCGGAAGACCACCCCATCCGACAAAACGCACCAGCGTGCTTTTTTCTTCCGGGGTGGCCAGTTTTGCGCCGTTGGCCTGAAGCTGCTTCAGCAGACGTATGGCGGCGAGGTTATCCGCATATTTTTTCTTTGCGCCGCCGACGCCAAGCTGATCTTCCGGGCTTATCCGGTAATTTTCAGGTTCATCTCCACCCCGCAGCTTTCCAAAATCTCCCAGTCCGACATCCCCCGCAGGCTCGCCTGCCGGGCGGATTCGCTGCACAGCGTCCTCTTCTCTATGGCCTGCTGCTGATCCAGTCGTATCTGCAAGGCCAGATTCCCTTCCTCTTCCAGGCGCTTCAGTTCGTCGGGACTGTTCAGTGCCCAGCGGTCGAGAATCAAGTAGGCTGAATTGGTGAACCCTCTGACCTTGAGGTCGTGAATGGTTTCTGGCTTGAGAACGGTTCTGGCGATGTCCAGCGGGTTTGTCTGTCTGTCCAGCATGGGAAACCTCCTGAGTTGAGGAATGTTGTTGTCTGAAGGCCGCGACTTCCTGCACGGTCAGGTAGTCTTCGTTTCCTTTCCGGAACAGCTCTTCCGGCGTGTCCCTGTCGCCGTCGATGAAGCGCACGATGTCCAGGGAAGGACTGTACATGCGTCCCCCATCCGACGTTTCATAAACAGAGAAACCGCGTCCGTTCACGCCGAGCCTTTTCGGGGGGATGCTGTCATCGGGCGGAAGCAGCGGTTCCGTTTGTCCGGGATGTTCCGGTTCTTTCGGAAGTTCTTCGTGTGAGGCGGGGCTGACCGGAGGCGTAGCGGACGGGGGCTGTTCGTGCGTCGGCTCCCGGAGTGTCCGTGTTCCGGATTCTTCCCTTATGTCATCCTGAATGTTTTCTTTCCTGATCTGTTCGATATGGCTGACCATGATGTCGAACAGCGACAACTGACGGGAATCACTGGTCTGCTTGCGCCGTCTGGCCATACTGTCCTTTCCTTGCCGCTGGGCGGAGGAAAGGCGGCGCGTCGAAATGAAGACAGCCTGTTCCTACTCGCCGGGCTTTTTTTCCTGGGCGATTGTCAGCTTTGCGGCGTTTTCAACGACAATGCGCCCGTTTTCTTCATAAAAAACAACCTTATCCCCTTCCTTCACGTCGAGCTTTCTGCGAATGGCGAGGGGCAGCGTGATCTGACCGCGCGAAGTGACCTTGGCAAGTTCCATGAGTTCTCCCTGAAATCTTACTTACAAGATAAATCTTACTTATAAGATTAGTGAGAAGGGAAGCGTTCGTCAAGACGGGTCAGGGAAAGAAGGCGTCATAAAACGGACTCATTCAAAAGGCCGCGCGTAATCATCTGGACGATGCGCTCTTTGGCATCGGCGTCGTCGGCGCGGGCCTTATGGGCGAGTTCGAGAGCCAGCGGCACTTGTGAGGCCGTGAAATCACAGGCGGGAAAACGAATGCCGTCCAGAATCCAGGTGGGAGTTGAGGTGATTCTGGATTGCGAGGCGATAATATCCGCGCCTACGACAGGAGCGACCTGTTGCAGAGAGTCGGCAAAGTCTTCCGGCACAATGGCCGCATCCTGAAGCGCCGTTTGCAGCGCAGCCTCATAGGGTTTCGGAACGCCGAGAGGTGTCCGGGGCACCACGGCATTCCAGAAGCTGTGCGCGGCGTTCGGAGAAAAGCGCAGGAGTGCTTCAAAGCTCAGGGCTTTTTTCAACGACTCTCCGTAGTTGTCCGAAGGGCTGTGACGCACGACAATGCACATGCCGGGATTTTCCCGCTGTGCCCGGAGCGGTTCCTCAATGCCGCAGTAAGGACATTCCAGGTTGACCCAGTATTCCACGAGGTCGCCCTGAAATTCTTTTGTCGGCCTGCCGTCCAGACAGGTTCTGCCGGAAAGGGCCGCATCGGGCGCGTAAGGCAGCGCCAGGTCTTTTGAAAGTTCCGCCTTTACGCCAGCTTCCACGGCTATCCGGTCGGACACGGGCGTTCCGGCATGGGCAGAAGGAACCGATCCCGACAAAAGACAGATGAAAAGAGTAATAAGTTGTACGAGTCGCGTCATGACTGTTCTCCGGTGCGGTATTGTCGAAGGGGACTTGCCATATTGGCGATTGCGAGTTATATAAAAATATAACTTATGGAGGATGACGATGTACACAGCTAATTTGAGAAAAGTCGGCGGTTCAGTGATGCTGGCCGTTCCTCCCGCCATTTTGGAAATGCTGCGAATGGAATCGGGGTCATCGGTAAGCATGGCCGTGGAATCCGGGCGTCTGATTATTGAGCCGAACGTCAGGAAGAAGTACAGCCTGCAGGAACTGTTGGCCCAGTGTGATGCTTCCGCGCCGCTTTCCCCTGAGGATGGAGTGTGGACCGGGGCTGGAGCCACGGGCGGGGAGCTGATCTGATGCGGCGTGGTGATATTTATCTGGTGACGCTTGATCCTACAGAAGGGCATGAGCAACAGGGAACGCGACCGGTGTTGGTGATTTCTCCCGACGAGTTCAACAGAGTGACGCAGGTTCCCGTAGTGTTGCCGATTACCAGCGGGGGGAATTTTGCCCGTACTGCAGGATTCGCCGTGTCGCTCAGCGGATGCGGCACGCGTACTACAGGAGTAGTTCGTTGTGACCAGCCCAGGGCGCTGGACTTGCGGGCGAGATCCGGCAGACGGCTGGAACAAGTACCGCCCGTCATTATGGATGAAGTTCTTGCAAGGTTGGCGACCATTTTCAGCTAGCCGGGCTTTTTCTCTTTTATGCCGCATGGTCATAGTGTTTCTCCTGGGAGAGCTGCACAAGCTGGGGGACGCGCAGCTGCGCTTTTTTCAGGGAAGGGTTGGCAAAGAACATGGTGCCCCGGACGATTTGCCCGCTGAAGATGAAATGGGCTTCGCCTTCGATCTGTTCCTGCAAGTCGCGCAGGACGACGCGGTCTTCCTGTTCCACGGTGGTGTTCATGGCGTCGCGGTAACCTGCGCTTATTTTTTCGTTGACGTTGAAGCCGGTGGTGCGGAGGACGGTGCCTTGGCCGGCCTGTCCCCGTATGAGTTCCCAGGTTTTTTCCGCGTCCTGCATTTTCATGAAGATTTTTATGGAGGTGTTGGCCACCATCTGCTGCGCGCCTTTTTTGTCCGCTTCCAGAATACCGGCGTAATCCTGGGAGGCGACGATGGCGGCTATGCCGAGACCGCGCCCCTGTGTCAGCACGACCTCAAAGCCGGGGGTGACGATGGCCGCATATTCATCCACGATGCACAGATACGGGCCGATGCCCACAGTGTCCGTGGGCAGGGCTTCCAGCACGTCGGCGGCGTCGCCTTCGATATGTGCGCCGAGGCCAACGGCACAGGCGTTGCGTATGGCGGAGAGGCTGATTTTTCCGAGGCTGGCCAGTTCTGCGGGGGCTTTTTCCAGCGAAGGCAGAAGAACGACCAGCACGCGGCGCTGCATGATGGCGTCTGCAAAATCGACTTCTCCGTCTTCAGCCCCGTAGATGTGGGAATAGGTGTCCGTCAGGCTGGAAAGGGCCTTTCCGAAGTAGCTCTGGGCATAGCCGAACTGCTCCGCAAAGGACTGGGGCTGGTCTTTCATTTCCCGTCCGGCAATCCAGCCGCAGGTGCCGAGAGCCGCATGGATGGAGGCGCGGGACTCTTCATCAAGCTCCGCCCGCAGCGCGAGGGCGACACATTTTTCAAGCGCCAGCGATTCACGGATGACGCTGGTGGAGAGCTTGAGCAGCCCTTTGTCGCGCAGGTCCACCAGGGCGTACATGACGCCGGAAATCAACGCCTGCGCCTTGTCGGCAAAGATGCTGTTCGCCCCGTCGGACGCGGGCATGAGGGAAACAAGAAGCTGCGTCAGGGCTTCCGCACTGCCGAAGGTGAAGGGATTGTTGGTGTTGGAAAGACGGCGCGGAGTTTTTCCTTTGACTTTGCCGGAAGTGCCGTAGTTCAGCACGCGGAAGTCGTCGTCCCGTCCCAGAAAGCGGGCCATCTGCCATATCTGTACGGCGAGTTTCGGACTTGCTTTCGGGTCGATGTAGAACAGCCCGCTTCCCGTAGCCAGAGCATTGTATGAAAGGGAAACGAGTGTTTCCGTCTTGCCGGAACCGGTGGTGCCGAAAAGCAGGCAGTGGGTAAGAATGTCCTTGGCCTTCAGCCAGAGTTCTTTCTGGTCCTGTACCCTGTTTCCCAGGAAGAAGATGCCCTCCGGTCTGGCGTAGCCGCGTCTGCCGGGCAGAGGATCGCCTTTATCCGTGCCGGAGAGACCGAGCGGCATTCGGAAAGGCAGCCTTTCGTCTTCGACATAGACGCAGCGGGCGGCAAACAGAGCAAGCCCGGCGATAAAGAACGGCATGGAGAGCGAGGGAAAAAGAAAAAGACACACCCCCGCCGCAAAGATGCCGCCGGTTTGCACATGGCCGAGCCTGAGCGTGTCTCCCAGGCGTTGCAGCGGGGAGCGCACATCCCGGAAGAGCCGTTTCCGTTCCTGCGTTTCGTGGTCTTCAAGACCTCTGATTTTTCGTTCCATACGCACCTCAATAGTGTTCTTCCGCCAGGGAAGGGTCGTCGTTGGCATCGTATTCCGGGTCGTTTTCTGCCGCAGCGTACACCATATCCGACACAGGTTCCGCCTGCTCCACGGCAGGCGTAAAGGACTGCTCGAACATGGGCGGAATGAAAATGTCCGTCAGCCAGCCCTGGGCGGACAAGGAATCCTTGAGACTCGTGACGGCGAGAGCAACGTGAGGCTCGGTCAGGGCCTGCCCCGCCTGTTCTTCTGCCTTGTAGTGCGCCCAGGGAGCCAGGCTTTCCACCCACGCGGTTCTTCCCCCGCATTGGTTGAGCGCGTACCAGAGCGGCCTGTCCAACGGGCGAAGCCACAGGAACTGGGAACTGGCCAGAACGCCTTTTTTCCTTGCCCGGCACAGCAGAGCCATGAACCACGGAAGCTCGAATGCCGCGTGGATACGGAGGGATTTTTCGGAAAGAACGGACTGATGCCTTTCCCAGATGCGGTTCAGATTCAGATGGAAGTTTTTTTGTTCCAGAACGGGGCATGTCGCCCGATCGCGTTTTTCCCGATAGGAGGATGAGACGGCATCCAGTACGGCAACGCAGCCTTTTTTGTCGCCGTCCGCATAGGCCAGGAATGCGGCGGCCAGCGCACGACGGCAGGCAGTCATGGCCGTATAGTTCTCGAATGGTTTGCCGAGCTGGGCCTGAAAGGCGGCGAGAGCTTTGTCTTCATCCAGCCTGGCATTGCCCCATGCGGGAAGTTCCGTATCCGCCAGCCCGTTATGCAGAGCCTGTTCCGGAGTGAAGGCTTCACCGTTTTCATTGAGCAGAAGTTCCTGTTCCAGGGCGAATTGAACGGGAGTTCGGGCAATGCGCCATAAGCCGGAATCGTAGGATTTGGGCGAAAGCAGGTACTTGCCGCGACCAACGACCGGTCTGAGACAGGGGAAGGATTCCGCGTTGTTTTTCAGCAGGCTTTTCATGCTGAAATGGCGGACGAGCCTTCCCACCCGTCCTATGAAAATGGCGGTGCAGCCGCACAAAAGCAGAAGCAGCGCGAGCGGCCATCGCATCCATGACCCGGCATAGCGCAGCAATCCCCGCACCTGTTCCCAGGTCAGCGCGGCGGGTTCCACCTCGGTGAGACGCTCAAGGATGGTCCGTACTTCTTCTGAAAAAGGCGCAAAGACTCTGAGCTGGATACTTGCCAGCCAGACCAGAGGCGCGTTGACGCTTCCCTTATGCGCTGCGTACAGAGCCGGGATGACGACAAAAATCAGCACCAGAAGCGCAAACCACAGAAAAAGCATGTCGTCTCTTTCGTCGCGGAGCTGACTCACGGCTGCGCCTCCTGAAGGGAAGAGAGGCTGGAGATACCCCGGCGACGCAGTTCTTCCAGGTTCGTTCTGACCTTTCTGATATAGGCATCCCTGCGATGGGGCGTTCTGGAATGATACGCGCCTATGGCCAGCCAGAGATCGCCGGTCCGTTCATACTCCTTGCGAAGCAGCCATGCCGCGGCATAGGCGTTGACGCAGCCGTCCCGAAGCAGGGTTTCCGGGGCTATGCCCATGGCGGACAGTTCATTGACGTGAACGGTGTTGATTTGAAAACAGCCCAGGTCCCAGGTGCCGTTGGTGTTGCTCAGAGCTTCGCCCATGCTTCCCCCCTCCGTGGCGAGCAGACCGAAAAGCGCAGCCGGAGGCATTCCGCTCGCACGGGCGGCATTCAGAACACAGCCCGTGGTCAGAGGTCGTGTCATCGAAACGACGACTTTGGCCCGTTCGGCGGAGAAGGCCATGCCGGGAGACAGACAAAGGATGCTCAGAAACAGGCAGAGCGCTCTCATTTCAATTTCTCCTTGAGCTTCACCACATAGTCTCCGCCCGTGCCGTACACCTTGAACGGATTGTTGCCGCCGATGCCGTTTATGGAGTTGAGGACCTGATTGTGAGCATCGTTGATTTTCTGCTGAATGAGGGAGTCAACCTGATGGCACATTCCCGCGACGATCTGGTCCATGCCCGGCAACGTCACGCCAAGGCTGAAAGCGTCGCCGAGAGCATTGATGGAGCCGAGACAGCCGGACAGCGCATCCCGTTCGGATTCAGGGTCGGGAATCATGGTGTTGTGAGTATCGGATACCCGTCCGTTGCGCTGCTGCAT contains these protein-coding regions:
- a CDS encoding tyrosine-type recombinase/integrase gives rise to the protein MLDDHIIQGLKAADKPKKYADGGGLFLFIPTSGKKLWRLAYRFERKAKLLSFGEYPQVSLRAARQSRDEAKALLKDGIDPAEHRKAARTSTSNATFQSVAMEWYERETLHCKNRYRFFMMRGMTEYFFPVFGGKAMTDVTAEDIMSAIEPLRQSGKLRGGRRLTDVCGQICRYAVATGKAARDATEELPASLRSRQTGHRAAALDAGKLGQIMLNLERHDGYFPVRCALRLVPLLFVRSGELRCAEWNEFDFSRRLWVIPAQRMATKYEHIVPLAPQAVKILRELKEYSGHGTLLFPGVRSPERPIDISTITVSLRRRGYDGVKLSFDGIRSLVAKLLLVLGYEQNIIDMQLARSGRTRFDPWQHLPERKIMMREWARYLFLLRDKALRDTSSQRGTSC
- a CDS encoding SNF2-related protein, whose product is MQRIRPAGEPAGDVGLGDFGKLRGGDEPENYRISPEDQLGVGGAKKKYADNLAAIRLLKQLQANGAKLATPEEKSTLVRFVGWGGLPQVFDPQNDKWAAEYRELQGVLSPDEYAAARRSTQDAHYTSETVIRGIYQGLSRLGVETGKELHILEPSAGIGNFIGLCPESFQARFLAVELEPTTAAIAAYLYPKARHINNGFQNIPLNTPSFDLAVGNPPFGNQSLYDPEFPELKKFSIHNYFLAKSMRLLREGGIAAFVVSRYFMDAVDSSAREHIAEYADFLGAVRLPETAFRQNALTDVTTDIVFFQKHNGENKRSLEWLHTSSMEVDDLKHGGRRSAVVNSYFASRPEQIIGRMAYSGGMFEDSLNCVSDASQTDLGEEIARRLDALPAVQFSPLPSAEVRGAESGLNHDFLASDYFQSLKMGALCVEPQSRKIVFKTSGEFGDGGYEPVTVKNETARLRLSSMIQLRDTLRELLNEEKGEGSESRMANLRQRLNTQYDAFVKKYGHLNSQTNRSLMREDPEHALLESLEADYDKGISPDVARKTGRQARPASARKAAVFRQRVLKPATLAQQAESPKDALVIALRESGKVDFARMEQLLGRSTDVIQRDLQEQGLIFLNPATELWEIRDKYLTGNVRAKLRQARDAASSDPRFLPNVEALTEALPPDIEAVDIGVKFGSAWLPPSVISDFIEHLHGGKGSQQVDYLPTLGRWSVRVYLYDAALNTTVWGIPEYPAEKIIEALLMNKPIKVEKETGQRDEQGRPITVLDQELTAAAMQKADEIKQAFTDWIWTDDDRRASLSRLYNDRFNTNVPPRYDGSHLELVGASSEVKLRPHQKDAVWRAIQEGTALFDHVVGAGKTMACIATIMESKRMGFVSKPMVVVPNHLLHQWRDEFYKLYPNAHILVADKTDFTKQNRERLFSRIATGDWDAVIVAHSSFRKIDMPHDIQREILKEQIDAVLEAIEAVKEAEGGRATVKQLEKQRENMEARYELLLAGTGKKDTSVDFADLGVDALFVDESHEFKNLAYQTTMNVSGLGNITGSAKALDLFIKCRYLQRKNEGRGVYFLTGTPISNTIAEVYTLQRYMQYEELQAKGIDHFDSWASTFGQVTSGWELDATGVNYKLSFHVQIDLFKFIIFYISICYLKSVIQRSPKNAPCIPLFSGYYSGYPYKLAFQDVII
- a CDS encoding AbrB/MazE/SpoVT family DNA-binding domain-containing protein, producing the protein MELAKVTSRGQITLPLAIRRKLDVKEGDKVVFYEENGRIVVENAAKLTIAQEKKPGE
- a CDS encoding DsbA family protein, with amino-acid sequence MTRLVQLITLFICLLSGSVPSAHAGTPVSDRIAVEAGVKAELSKDLALPYAPDAALSGRTCLDGRPTKEFQGDLVEYWVNLECPYCGIEEPLRAQRENPGMCIVVRHSPSDNYGESLKKALSFEALLRFSPNAAHSFWNAVVPRTPLGVPKPYEAALQTALQDAAIVPEDFADSLQQVAPVVGADIIASQSRITSTPTWILDGIRFPACDFTASQVPLALELAHKARADDADAKERIVQMITRGLLNESVL
- a CDS encoding antitoxin, whose product is MYTANLRKVGGSVMLAVPPAILEMLRMESGSSVSMAVESGRLIIEPNVRKKYSLQELLAQCDASAPLSPEDGVWTGAGATGGELI
- a CDS encoding type II toxin-antitoxin system PemK/MazF family toxin; amino-acid sequence: MRRGDIYLVTLDPTEGHEQQGTRPVLVISPDEFNRVTQVPVVLPITSGGNFARTAGFAVSLSGCGTRTTGVVRCDQPRALDLRARSGRRLEQVPPVIMDEVLARLATIFS
- a CDS encoding type IV secretory system conjugative DNA transfer family protein, with translation MERKIRGLEDHETQERKRLFRDVRSPLQRLGDTLRLGHVQTGGIFAAGVCLFLFPSLSMPFFIAGLALFAARCVYVEDERLPFRMPLGLSGTDKGDPLPGRRGYARPEGIFFLGNRVQDQKELWLKAKDILTHCLLFGTTGSGKTETLVSLSYNALATGSGLFYIDPKASPKLAVQIWQMARFLGRDDDFRVLNYGTSGKVKGKTPRRLSNTNNPFTFGSAEALTQLLVSLMPASDGANSIFADKAQALISGVMYALVDLRDKGLLKLSTSVIRESLALEKCVALALRAELDEESRASIHAALGTCGWIAGREMKDQPQSFAEQFGYAQSYFGKALSSLTDTYSHIYGAEDGEVDFADAIMQRRVLVVLLPSLEKAPAELASLGKISLSAIRNACAVGLGAHIEGDAADVLEALPTDTVGIGPYLCIVDEYAAIVTPGFEVVLTQGRGLGIAAIVASQDYAGILEADKKGAQQMVANTSIKIFMKMQDAEKTWELIRGQAGQGTVLRTTGFNVNEKISAGYRDAMNTTVEQEDRVVLRDLQEQIEGEAHFIFSGQIVRGTMFFANPSLKKAQLRVPQLVQLSQEKHYDHAA
- a CDS encoding lytic transglycosylase domain-containing protein; the encoded protein is MRALCLFLSILCLSPGMAFSAERAKVVVSMTRPLTTGCVLNAARASGMPPAALFGLLATEGGSMGEALSNTNGTWDLGCFQINTVHVNELSAMGIAPETLLRDGCVNAYAAAWLLRKEYERTGDLWLAIGAYHSRTPHRRDAYIRKVRTNLEELRRRGISSLSSLQEAQP